The following DNA comes from Longimicrobium sp..
GCGCGGCGGTCCCTCCGGGGAGCGCCAGAGCCGCCGGAGGGTTTACAACCTTCCGGGCGATGGGTGAATCAAACTCCCGTCTCCGCGCGTACGGCCGCGCCGTATCCCCGCGAGACGGTCCGGGCAGGACCTTTGACCTTAGATCCCGCAGGCGCCCCGGTCCCTGCGCCTCTTTACCCTCTCCCCCGCTGGAGAACACCCCGATGTTCGATCGCACCTCGTCGCGCATGGCCCTGCTGGCCGCGGCGTTGCTGGCGGCCCGCCCCGCCCTTGCGCAGCAGGTCGCCGCCACCTCCGGGCAGCCCCCGGCGCGCGGCGCCACCGCCGGCTCGCCGCAGCGCACCCTGCGCGCCGCCGCCGCCACCGAGATCCACATGGACGGGAAGCTGGACGAGGCCGCCTGGGCCACGGCCGCCCCCGCCGGCGACTTCGTGCAGCAGTCGCCCAGCGACGGCAGCCCCGCCACGCTGCGCACCGAGGCGCGCGTGCTCTTCGACGGCGAGAACCTGTACGTGGGGATGCGGATGCACGACCCGCATCCCGACTCGATCATGGCGCAGCTCACCCGCCGCGACCAGGGCTCCGAGTCCGACGGCGCGCGGGTGTTCATCGACAGCTACAACGACAAGCGCACCGCCTTCGTCTTCGGCCTCAATCCCAAGGGCGTGAAGGAAGACTTCCTGCGCTACAACGACGGCGAGGGGATCGACTCGGACTGGGACGCGGTGTGGGACGGCGCCGCGCACGTGGACAGCGCCGGGTGGACCGCCGAGTTCCGCATCCCCCTCTCGCAGCTGCGCTTCAACGCCGCCGCGGTGAACGCGGGCGGGCGCTGGGGGCTGAACTTCCGCCGCTACCTGCCGCGCCGCGGCGAGGTGGACTTCTGGAGCCCCATCGCCGCCAACTCCAACGCCTTCGTCTCGCTCTTCGGCGAGCTGGACGGGCTGCAGGGCCTCAGGCAGGCGCACCGGCTGGAGGTGATGCCGTACGTGAGCAGCAAGCTGGACCACCTCCCCACCGCCGACCGCACCCACTTCCGGGGTGCCAGCACCTTCGCGGGGGGGATGGGCGCGGACCTGAAGGCCGGGCTTCCCGGCGGGCTGACCCTGTCGGCCACCATCAACCCCGACTTCGGGCAGGTGGAGGTGGACCCCGCGGTGGTGAACCTGTCGGCGTTCGAGACCTTCTTCCCCGAGCGGCGGCCGTTCTTCGTGGAGGGCGCCGACATCTTCCAGTTCGGCAACCTGAACACCTTCAACAGCTACGGCTTCACGCAGTTCTTCTACTCGCGCCGCATCGGCCGCTCGCCGCAGGGCGCCATCCGGCTGGACGACGTGGACGAGGAGCACGCCCCCGACGCGACGACGATCCTGGGCGCCGGCAAGGTGAGCGGGAAGATCGGCGGGTGGTCGCTGGGCTTCATGGACGCGCTGACCAACCGCGAGAACGGCCAGTACCGCACCTCGGGCGGGGTGGACGGGCGCTACCCCGTGGAGCCGCTGACCAACTACTTCGTGGGGCGGGTGCGGCGCGACTTCCACAAGGGCGCCACGGTGGTGGGGGGGATGGTGACCGGGGTGGGGCGCGACCTGCGCGGCAACGAGTTCGACCCCTTCCTGCGCTCGCGCGCGGCGATGTTCGGGCTCGACGGCTCGCACAGCTGGGGGAACCGCGACTGGACGCTCTCCGGCTACCTGGCGGGAACGCGGGTGAGCGGCTCGGCCGACGCCATCGCGCGGACGCAGCGGGCGGCGGCGCACTACTACAACCGGCCGGACGCCGACTACCTGACCTACGACCCCACGCGCACCTCGCTGGACGGGCACGACGCTGGCTTGTCCCTCAGCCACAGCGGCAAGTGGGACATGTCGGCCACGTACGTGGAGGTGAGCCCGGGGTTCGAGACCAACGACATCGGGTTCATGAACCGGGGCGACTACCGCGCCTTCAGCACCTTCTACGGACAGCGCAACAACACGCTCACGCCCACCTTCCGCAACCGCACCGCGTACATCTACCACAACGCGGCGTGGAACTTCGGCGGCGACGTGATCTACAACGGCGTGGGCACCGGGCTGCAGGCGCA
Coding sequences within:
- a CDS encoding DUF5916 domain-containing protein codes for the protein MFDRTSSRMALLAAALLAARPALAQQVAATSGQPPARGATAGSPQRTLRAAAATEIHMDGKLDEAAWATAAPAGDFVQQSPSDGSPATLRTEARVLFDGENLYVGMRMHDPHPDSIMAQLTRRDQGSESDGARVFIDSYNDKRTAFVFGLNPKGVKEDFLRYNDGEGIDSDWDAVWDGAAHVDSAGWTAEFRIPLSQLRFNAAAVNAGGRWGLNFRRYLPRRGEVDFWSPIAANSNAFVSLFGELDGLQGLRQAHRLEVMPYVSSKLDHLPTADRTHFRGASTFAGGMGADLKAGLPGGLTLSATINPDFGQVEVDPAVVNLSAFETFFPERRPFFVEGADIFQFGNLNTFNSYGFTQFFYSRRIGRSPQGAIRLDDVDEEHAPDATTILGAGKVSGKIGGWSLGFMDALTNRENGQYRTSGGVDGRYPVEPLTNYFVGRVRRDFHKGATVVGGMVTGVGRDLRGNEFDPFLRSRAAMFGLDGSHSWGNRDWTLSGYLAGTRVSGSADAIARTQRAAAHYYNRPDADYLTYDPTRTSLDGHDAGLSLSHSGKWDMSATYVEVSPGFETNDIGFMNRGDYRAFSTFYGQRNNTLTPTFRNRTAYIYHNAAWNFGGDVIYNGVGTGLQAQWKNFWYSQLSGTVTLPRWDDRSTRGGPAIRRAGGWTVNAYQSTDGRKPLSFDLSAGLGADGDGGWSRNAGVSATYRPTSSVRVSVGPSLTRSRNPTQWVDTQEDPTATATYGNRYIFATVDATELAMDTRLDWTFTPTLSLQLFAQPFVSSNDFHGYRSLARPRSYDFDPFATTSDDDFTFASLRGNAVLRWEYRPGSTLFFVWQQDRNGVTDEGQFRLGDGISNVFDRGSRNVFLIKATYWLNR